The following are encoded together in the Methanosarcina flavescens genome:
- the hflX gene encoding GTPase HflX, giving the protein MKISAEQNPGNGNRVILVKRTVPNSDSEREEYLFQELRELAKAAGYLPVGELKQTRYPDSRHQLGRGKIEELAELVRSVGADKVIFYNRLSTTQLFNISEICRCQVIDKFQLILEIFAKRATTHRSKLQVELARLRYEVPRARAVVSLAKKEERAGFMGLGDYEDSYEQDLKKRIARIESELESAEKDDESLRALRHKKGFSLISLAGYTNAGKSTLFNAIVSESVDVKNMLFTTLVPTTRALDLGGRKALLTDTVGFIEDLPHWLVDAFKSTLNEIFLSDLILLVVDVSEKPEMILQKLTTSHDTLWDRIQGVPIITVLNKVDLVDESRLDSIMEQIGYMAPNPVFVSAKKGIGMAVLKAGIVKHLPPWCFCSLSLPNSEEGMSILSWLYDEGIVHRVEFGERIHVDYEARTEIINKAHALLGPKEA; this is encoded by the coding sequence ATGAAAATTTCAGCAGAACAGAATCCCGGTAACGGAAACAGGGTAATTCTAGTTAAAAGAACCGTTCCCAATTCCGACTCTGAACGTGAGGAATACCTCTTCCAGGAACTCAGAGAACTTGCAAAAGCAGCAGGTTACCTGCCGGTTGGTGAGCTTAAGCAGACCAGGTATCCTGATTCAAGGCATCAGCTAGGCAGGGGGAAAATCGAAGAACTTGCTGAACTTGTGAGAAGTGTTGGTGCAGATAAAGTAATTTTCTATAACAGACTTTCCACGACACAGCTCTTCAATATCTCGGAAATCTGTAGATGCCAGGTTATAGATAAGTTCCAGCTCATCCTTGAGATTTTTGCAAAGAGGGCAACCACCCACCGTTCAAAACTCCAGGTAGAACTGGCAAGACTGAGATACGAGGTGCCCAGGGCAAGAGCCGTTGTTTCTCTCGCTAAGAAAGAGGAGAGAGCAGGATTTATGGGACTTGGAGATTACGAGGATTCTTATGAACAGGACCTGAAGAAGAGGATTGCAAGGATTGAGAGTGAACTTGAATCGGCAGAAAAAGATGATGAGTCTCTGCGGGCTTTAAGGCACAAGAAGGGATTTTCTTTAATTTCCCTTGCAGGATATACAAATGCTGGAAAAAGCACGCTTTTCAACGCTATTGTTAGTGAAAGTGTCGATGTGAAGAATATGCTTTTTACAACGCTTGTGCCTACCACCCGAGCTCTGGATCTTGGAGGACGAAAAGCTCTTTTAACCGATACCGTGGGATTTATTGAGGATCTTCCTCACTGGCTGGTTGATGCTTTCAAATCTACCCTCAACGAGATTTTTCTATCGGATCTTATACTCCTGGTCGTGGATGTAAGCGAAAAACCTGAGATGATTCTGCAAAAGCTCACCACATCTCATGACACTCTCTGGGACCGGATTCAGGGAGTTCCTATTATAACTGTGCTTAACAAGGTCGATCTTGTTGACGAATCCAGACTTGATAGTATTATGGAGCAGATAGGCTATATGGCTCCTAACCCTGTTTTCGTTTCTGCAAAAAAAGGCATCGGTATGGCTGTACTAAAAGCGGGGATAGTCAAGCATCTGCCTCCCTGGTGTTTTTGCTCCCTTTCCCTTCCGAATTCGGAAGAAGGAATGTCGATTCTTTCCTGGCTATATGATGAAGGAATTGTACACAGGGTTGAGTTTGGAGAACGAATCCATGTGGATTATGAAGCCAGGACTGAGATAATTAACAAAGCTCATGCCCTCCTCGGACCGAAGGAAGCTTAA
- a CDS encoding DUF2209 domain-containing protein — protein sequence MWDIIAVDISGRHRIKGGYYMVCAAAALTVSANYIEKVKQVKILPLWLKRAPSLLDVVQLIEDTADQLSFEGTIVAEKGDMYNKPRWVTESMFSRAFKYQESIAERRSIELVHHISLSARNLLIKELQIEA from the coding sequence ATGTGGGACATAATTGCGGTAGATATTTCTGGCAGGCACAGGATTAAAGGAGGTTATTACATGGTATGTGCAGCAGCGGCGCTTACGGTCTCGGCCAACTATATTGAGAAGGTTAAGCAGGTCAAAATCCTGCCCCTCTGGCTAAAAAGAGCTCCAAGTTTGCTGGATGTCGTGCAGCTAATTGAAGATACTGCTGACCAACTTTCTTTCGAGGGCACGATTGTGGCAGAAAAGGGGGACATGTACAATAAACCCAGATGGGTGACCGAGAGTATGTTTTCCAGGGCTTTCAAGTATCAGGAATCAATTGCCGAGAGGCGGTCGATAGAACTCGTGCATCATATTTCCCTGAGCGCCCGCAATCTATTGATAAAAGAACTTCAAATCGAGGCATGA
- the endA gene encoding tRNA-intron lyase, whose protein sequence is MKTQLKGDRVLAGKEAVTELYKTGYFGRPKGGGLELSLVEAAFLLSRGKLEIELEGTLLDFKTFFEQASLRQPNFELKYIVYKDLKERGYYVQPSAADFRVYPRGSHPGKSAAKIFVHVQSERQLLPVKLLQDSVASAENVHKQFILAVVDEESDLTFYEVKTTIPEGEMSEPYPAVKTDATFLEDRVIVWDARISEILYSKGFYGKMLDSERLQLSLVESLYLFSRGVITVRDRKGKVFSFDEFTEKASEIESSFLRKYSAYKHLRDSGHVVKTGFKFGTNFRVYRKVESIEKIPHSEYLVNAIPADFEFKLPVMSGAVRLANSVRKIMLFAVEKGEEVEYLDISRTKM, encoded by the coding sequence TTGAAAACACAACTTAAAGGAGACCGGGTCCTTGCCGGAAAGGAAGCGGTAACCGAGCTTTACAAAACTGGTTATTTCGGACGCCCCAAAGGTGGTGGGCTCGAACTCTCACTTGTAGAAGCTGCTTTCCTTCTGTCCAGAGGAAAGCTGGAAATCGAACTTGAAGGTACATTGCTTGATTTCAAAACCTTTTTCGAACAGGCTTCTTTAAGGCAGCCAAATTTTGAGCTGAAGTATATCGTTTATAAGGATCTCAAAGAGAGGGGGTATTACGTCCAGCCGTCAGCTGCGGATTTCCGGGTGTATCCAAGAGGTAGCCATCCGGGCAAGAGTGCGGCAAAAATCTTTGTCCACGTCCAATCGGAAAGACAACTCCTTCCTGTGAAACTTCTACAGGACTCGGTCGCCTCGGCAGAGAATGTACACAAGCAATTTATCCTGGCTGTAGTGGATGAGGAAAGTGATCTTACATTCTATGAGGTTAAGACCACAATCCCTGAAGGAGAGATGTCTGAGCCGTATCCTGCGGTCAAAACCGATGCTACTTTCCTGGAAGACAGAGTAATAGTCTGGGATGCCCGGATTTCGGAGATTCTCTATTCAAAGGGCTTCTACGGGAAAATGCTGGATTCTGAAAGGTTGCAGCTCTCCCTGGTAGAGTCCCTTTATCTCTTTTCCAGAGGCGTGATAACGGTTCGGGACAGGAAAGGTAAAGTGTTTTCATTCGATGAGTTTACTGAGAAAGCATCGGAGATTGAGAGTTCTTTCCTGAGAAAGTACAGTGCATATAAGCACCTCAGGGACTCGGGGCACGTGGTCAAAACCGGATTTAAATTCGGGACGAATTTCAGGGTATACCGAAAAGTCGAATCAATAGAAAAAATCCCACATTCCGAATACCTTGTAAATGCCATCCCTGCAGATTTCGAGTTCAAGCTTCCTGTTATGTCGGGAGCGGTCAGGCTTGCAAACAGTGTGAGGAAGATAATGCTTTTTGCGGTCGAGAAAGGAGAGGAAGTTGAATATCTGGATATCAGCCGAACGAAAATGTGA